TCCTCCCCTTTGCCTTTTCCGAATTAGCGTCCCTAGCGACAGAAACGTATACCCTTCCTAGTCTAGAGGCCTCCTTCAAGAACTCTATATGCCCTGGATGAATGATGTCAAATGTCCCACCTACAAACACCCTCTTAGATACGTCTGATTCCGGATCCACGTTGTTTATAACTAGCACGGCGTCTAGAAGTCCCTCCGCGTATACCACGTCAACAATAGCAGTCTCTTCGTCTCCCCTCTCCAAGTAGTATTTGGCGTCTTCAGTGTACTGCCTAGCTAGGTCCAAGATTTTCTGGTAATCTGGCAAGTGGACGCTGTTGAGCCTCCTTTCCATCCCCTCTATGTATTTTTTCACTCTTTCTCTCAATGAAGACATTTCAGTGCCTCTACCTCCATGTAATGTAAGTTTCTCGCGGGAATTATTATTATGTGTGGCGGAGGGCTAAGGTCTAGATTCCCCTCAAGGATATCTTTTACGGTCTTTACAATCACTTTTTCGTCGTCACAACCTAGTCTCTGCCCCACGACAACCACGT
The Candidatus Aramenus sp. CH1 DNA segment above includes these coding regions:
- a CDS encoding cytidylyltransferase family protein — encoded protein: MSSLRERVKKYIEGMERRLNSVHLPDYQKILDLARQYTEDAKYYLERGDEETAIVDVVYAEGLLDAVLVINNVDPESDVSKRVFVGGTFDIIHPGHIEFLKEASRLGRVYVSVARDANSEKAKGRRPINDENQRLEVVKSIRYVYSAFLGDEKDFLKSVEKVKPDVIFLGPDQKVDVEKLKQELGKRGLFPEIVRMKERVNVWRHSSTSSVIKEIVSRYCTNSAEREGSKA